The Amblyomma americanum isolate KBUSLIRL-KWMA chromosome 5, ASM5285725v1, whole genome shotgun sequence genome window below encodes:
- the LOC144132922 gene encoding retinol dehydrogenase 11-like, with amino-acid sequence MLLLAGFAGCTAALLLALFVYNRLTTGRCRCVADLTGRTVVITGANTGIGYETARELALRGARVVLGCRDEERARRAVEQLASETGSALLSWRLLDTASPDSVRAFAAQVLRDTGGRVHVLVNNAGAAAPPARRLTADGHELTWATNYLGHYLLTRLLLPTLVQSVPSRIVNLTSVVQRLAKIDWDDVQGLSCSWAPARAYCNSKRAMVLFTAELARRFQDSGVSAYAVHPGVTNTRVARGLTRVGDPWFGLLSTLFGVMSVREACQTTVHAAVCSEASSGWYLSECRARWPAAASTSDQRDASRLWTLSELQLGLPQDEFQGTPSAGGVI; translated from the exons ATGCTGCTGCTCGCGGGTTTCGCCGGCTGTACGGCCGCTCTGCTGCTCGCCTTGTTCGTCTACAACAGGCTCACAACGGGACGCTGTCGGTGCGTGGCCGACTTGACCGGAAGGACGGTGGTCATCACGGGAGCGAACACCG GCATCGGCTACGAGACAGCCCGAGAGCTCGCCCTCCGCGGCGCTCGCGTCGTGCTCGGCTGCCGCGACGAGGAGCGCGCGCGgcgcgcggtcgagcagctggcCTCCGAGACGGGAAGCGCGCTGCTCAGCTGGCGGTTGCTCGACACGGCCAGCCCGGACTCGGTGCGCGCCTTCGCCGCGCAGGTGCTCCGCGACACCGGAGGTCGCGTGCACGTGCTCGTGAACAACGCGGGAGCGGCGGCGCCGCCGGCCCGGCGCCTGACCGCCGACGGCCACGAGCTGACCTGGGCAACCAACTACCTCGGCCACTACTTGCTCACACGGCTGCTCCTAC CGACCCTGGTGCAGAGCGTGCCCTCGCGCATCGTCAACCTCACGTCCGTGGTTCAGCGGCTGGCGAAAATCGACTGGGATGACGTGCAGGGCTTAAGCTGCTCCTGGGCGCCCGCGCGCGCTTACTGCAACTCCAAGCGCGCCATGGTGCTCTTCACCGCCGAGCTAGCGAGACGCTTTCAGGACTCCG GAGTGTCAGCATACGCGGTGCACCCGGGCGTGACGAACACCCGCGTAGCGCGAGGCTTAACGCGCGTGGGAGATCCCTGGTTCGGCCTGCTCTCCACCCTCTTTGGAGTCATG AGCGTACGGGAGGCCTGCCAGACGACCGTGCACGCCGCTGTGTGCAGTGAAGCCTCGAGCGGGTGGTACCTGTCCGAATGTCGGGCCCGATGGCCGGCCGCCGCTTCCACCAGCGATCAGCGCGATGCCAGCCGCCTGTGGACGCTCAGCGAACTACAGCTGGGACTCCCGCAAGACGAGTTCCAAGGAACTCCCTCCGCGGGAGGAGTTATTTAA
- the LOC144135226 gene encoding retinol dehydrogenase 14-like has translation MSSSADVEDEDAALWAFLEAIWDTVVFVVRVAIIAFALTFVAWLYCRLSQRRCKCTTRLDGKTALVTGGSTGIGYETAKALASRGARVIFTCRNMQVGQQALAAMTEASGGGDVVLKHLDLCSLASVRRLARDILENEPRLDLLVNNAGRSAPPRRTLTADGFETTIQSNHLGPALLTSLLLDLLKRSAPSRIVVVSSMVHAWAELDPDDAFLEHHYSHSRAYSVSKLLNIYFARELADKLRGEQVTVNALHPGLVKSRFFREPPTTRFAKFLRYVVIPIFGKSPSEGAQTSIHLCLAPELAHTTGRYFMECREAKPAAHALNPVLQRQAWDITEQALNERLCC, from the exons ATGTCGTCCTCCGCCGACGTCGAGGACGAGGACGCGGCGCTGTGGGCCTTTCTGGAGGCCATCTGGGACACCGTCGTGTTCGTGGTGCGCGTGGCCATCATCGCGTTCGCGTTGACGTTCGTCGCGTGGCTCTACTGCCGGCTCAGCCAGCGCCGCTGCAAATGCACCACGCGGCTCGACGGCAAGACGGCCCTGGTGACCGGCGGCAGCACTGGCATCGGCTACGAGACGGCCAAGGCGCTGGCGTCGCGCGGCGCCCGCGTCATCTTCACCTGCCGCAACATGCAGGTGGGCCAGCAGGCGCTGGCCGCCATGACCGAGGCCAGCGGCGGCGGAGACGTCGTGCTCAAGCACCTGGACCTCTGCTCGCTGGCCTCGGTGCGACGCCTGGCGCGCGACATCCTCGAGAACGAGCCGCGGCTGGACCTGCTCGTGAACAACGCGGGCCGCTCGGCGCCGCCGCGGCGCACGCTCACCGCGGACGGCTTCGAGACCACCATCCAGAGCAACCACCTGGGGCCCGCGCTGCTCACGTCGCTGCTGCTGGACCTGCTGAAGCGCAGCGCGCCCAGCCGCATCGTGGTGGTCTCCTCCATGGTGCACGCCTGGGCGGAGCTGGACCCGGACGACGCCTTCCTGGAGCACCACTACTCGCACAGCCGCGCCTACAGCGTCTCCAAGCTGCTCAACATCTACTTTGCCCGCGAGCTGGCCGACAAGCTGCGCGGAGAGC AGGTGACCGTCAACGCGCTGCACCCGGGCCTGGTCAAGTCTCGCTTCTTCCGCGAGCCGCCGACCACCAGGTTTGCCAAGTTCCTGCGCTATGTGGTCATTCCAATCTTCGGCAAG TCGCCGTCCGAGGGCGCCCAGACCAGCATCCACCTGTGCCTGGCGCCCGAGCTTGCGCACACCACGGGCCGCTACTTCATGGAGTGCCGAGAGGCCAAGCCCGCGGCGCACGCCTTAAACCCGGTGCTCCAGCGCCAGGCCTGGGACATCACCGAGCAGGCGCTCAACGAGCGCCTATGCTGCTGA
- the LOC144132924 gene encoding DNA replication complex GINS protein PSF1-like, which yields MVLHVEKALELVKELKRSRGWLPPLKEDALRECFADMRELFIENQNDVEAHMETHATTVHARHVALGQIRRCLLAYLYQRLMVARDMRWDFGTTLDADLRENLSDQEQQWLRRYNGLLADYMTSVGLDLTRFRSPPKSLYVQVRCVQDYGDFETEDGTVIVLARDTTHFLERSQCEKLIHQGIVEHVTT from the exons ATGGTGCTGCACGTGGAAAAAGCGCTAGAGCTTGTCAAAGAGCTGAAACGCTCTCGCGGCTGGCTGCCTCCCCTGAAG GAGGATGCTCTGCGGGAGTGCTTTGCCGACATGCGGGAGCTGTTCATCGAGAACCAGAATGACGTGGAGGCGCACATGGAGACGCACGCCACCACGGTGCACGCGCGACATGTGGCCCTGGGCCAGATCCGGCGCTGTCTGCTCGCCTACCTCTACCAGAGGCTCATGGTGGCGCGAGACATGCGCTGGGACTTCGGCACCACGCTGGACGCCGACCTCAGGGAGAACCTCTCCGACCAGGAG CAACAATGGCTGCGGCGTTACAATGGCTTGCTGGCCGACTACATGACCAGCGTTGGCTTGGACCTGACCCGCTTCCGAAGCCCGCCCAAGTCACTCTACGTGCAAGTGCGGTGTGTGCAGGACTATGGTGACTTTGAAACTGAGGACGGCACAGTCATCGTGCTAGCGCGGGACACGACCCACTTCCTGGAGCGCTCCCAGTGCGAGAAGCTCATCCACCAGGGCATCGTGGAGCATGTCACCACCTGA